One Chryseobacterium wanjuense genomic region harbors:
- the ccoN gene encoding cytochrome-c oxidase, cbb3-type subunit I: protein MELQKFSYDNNIVKAFLYATIIFGLIGFTFGITAALMLFYPELPEFLFGTDDSTIQSLRNGGIQSLINTHGAFGFGRIRMLHTNTVIFAFVCNSVYTGVYYSLPRLLKTPMASSTLSWIHFWTWQIMIVATFITFFMGINTSKEYAEHEWPIDILITFSWVIFGVNMFMTIARRRVRHLYVAIWFYIGTWIGLAMLHILNNLEIPLSFTDWKSYSMYAGVKDALVQWWYGHNAVAFVLTTPILGLMYYFLPKAAERPVFSYKLSIIHFWSLIFVYIWAGPHHLQYTALPAWAQAVGTGFSIMLIAPSWGGMLNGLLTLRGAWDKVRENPILKFFVVAVTCYGMVTFEGPLLATKNINKIGHYTDWVIGHVHLGALGWNGFMAFGMIYYLVPIMWRTKIWSVKIANWHFWLGTLGVIFYAVPMYISGFTQGLMWKQFNPDGTLMWKNWLDTVTAVIPYYKMRFMGGFFYISGAILMVVNVIATIKNGTFQKVVPAEAPALPVIGRYRKEGEGVHLWIERTPYLLSILSLIVLSIGSAVEIIPTLSLNQSVPTISAVKPYSPLELEGRDIYIREGCNACHSQMIRPFRDEIVRFNGKNGEYSKAGEFVYDRPFLWGSKRTGPDLHREGGKNPSSWHYKHMYNPRSTSAGSIMPRYPWLISNDLDRSKTVDKILFMKTVYNVPYTKTQIDSANTWVDNQAATIVKEIFSEANDLKEAYARRPKGELERKEIVALISYLQRLGTDIKTTEVKTVSNN from the coding sequence ATGGAGTTACAAAAGTTTAGTTATGACAATAATATTGTTAAGGCATTTTTATATGCTACAATAATATTTGGTCTTATTGGTTTTACCTTTGGGATAACAGCAGCCTTAATGCTCTTTTATCCGGAATTACCTGAGTTTTTATTTGGAACCGATGATTCTACAATCCAAAGCTTGAGAAATGGTGGTATTCAATCGCTTATCAATACTCACGGAGCATTTGGTTTTGGAAGGATCAGAATGCTGCATACTAATACTGTTATTTTTGCATTTGTATGTAACAGTGTTTATACGGGAGTGTATTATTCTTTGCCTCGGCTTTTGAAAACACCTATGGCCAGCTCTACACTTTCCTGGATTCATTTTTGGACATGGCAGATCATGATCGTCGCAACTTTCATTACGTTCTTTATGGGGATCAATACTTCAAAAGAGTACGCCGAACATGAATGGCCGATTGATATTTTAATTACTTTTTCATGGGTAATATTTGGTGTTAACATGTTTATGACAATAGCACGAAGAAGAGTGAGACATCTCTATGTTGCCATATGGTTTTATATTGGAACCTGGATAGGATTGGCCATGTTGCATATTCTGAATAATTTGGAAATACCATTATCCTTTACCGATTGGAAATCGTATTCAATGTATGCGGGTGTAAAAGATGCACTGGTACAGTGGTGGTATGGTCATAATGCGGTTGCTTTTGTACTGACAACACCAATCTTGGGCCTAATGTATTATTTTTTACCAAAGGCGGCAGAAAGGCCGGTTTTTTCATATAAACTGTCAATCATTCATTTTTGGTCATTGATTTTTGTATATATTTGGGCCGGGCCTCACCACCTTCAGTATACTGCTTTACCAGCATGGGCTCAAGCTGTAGGGACGGGTTTTTCTATTATGCTTATTGCTCCTTCATGGGGGGGGATGTTAAATGGCCTTTTGACTTTAAGAGGAGCCTGGGATAAGGTAAGAGAAAATCCTATTTTAAAATTTTTCGTAGTTGCTGTTACATGTTATGGAATGGTAACCTTTGAGGGGCCTCTATTGGCCACCAAAAATATCAATAAGATCGGTCATTATACAGACTGGGTGATTGGACATGTTCATTTAGGCGCTTTAGGATGGAATGGATTTATGGCTTTTGGAATGATCTATTATCTGGTACCTATTATGTGGCGTACAAAAATCTGGTCCGTAAAAATAGCTAACTGGCATTTTTGGTTAGGTACACTAGGCGTTATCTTCTACGCTGTACCGATGTATATTTCGGGGTTTACGCAGGGCTTGATGTGGAAACAGTTTAATCCTGACGGAACATTAATGTGGAAAAACTGGTTAGATACTGTGACAGCCGTGATCCCATATTATAAGATGAGATTCATGGGAGGCTTTTTCTATATTTCAGGAGCTATTCTTATGGTTGTTAATGTAATTGCAACCATTAAAAACGGTACATTCCAAAAGGTAGTTCCTGCTGAAGCACCAGCATTGCCAGTGATAGGAAGGTATAGAAAGGAAGGTGAAGGAGTACATCTCTGGATTGAGCGGACTCCTTACTTATTAAGCATTTTATCTCTTATAGTATTGTCAATAGGAAGCGCAGTTGAAATTATTCCTACCTTATCTCTTAATCAGTCCGTACCAACTATTTCTGCTGTAAAGCCCTACTCACCGCTGGAACTTGAAGGAAGAGATATTTATATCCGTGAAGGCTGTAATGCGTGTCATTCTCAAATGATCAGACCATTCCGGGACGAAATTGTAAGATTTAACGGTAAAAATGGGGAGTACTCAAAAGCCGGGGAATTTGTTTATGACAGACCTTTTTTATGGGGCTCAAAAAGAACCGGACCTGATTTACATAGAGAAGGAGGTAAAAATCCAAGTTCGTGGCATTATAAACATATGTATAATCCAAGATCTACCTCGGCAGGTTCAATTATGCCAAGATATCCATGGCTTATCAGCAATGATCTGGACAGATCTAAAACAGTTGATAAAATTTTGTTTATGAAAACAGTTTATAATGTTCCCTATACAAAAACTCAGATTGACTCTGCGAATACTTGGGTCGATAATCAGGCGGCAACTATTGTAAAAGAAATTTTCTCAGAGGCTAATGATTTAAAGGAAGCTTATGCGAGAAGACCTAAAGGTGAATTAGAAAGAAAGGAGATTGTTGCATTGATCTCTTATCTTCAAAGGTTAGGAACGGATATTAAGACAACCGAAGTGAAAACAGTAAGTAACAATTAA
- a CDS encoding DNA polymerase III subunit alpha translates to MFLNCHSYHSLRYGTISIKELVKQAVRFNIKTLALTDINTVTGIYDFYKLCRDHNIKPIVGVEIRVQDELYYICLAKNQKSIAEVNRLLTAYNCEDIEIPKANPDFTDTFVIYPLENIPEKLADHEFIGIRKNQLNLLIKPELKQFIHKMIILHPVTFTTPEEYELHKIVRAIDHNTLISKLTEADYCKDNEMFTDKKELLAQFYHESQIIENTKYIVNSCHFDFDFSTPKNKKHFTDSRENDFELLKKLAYEGLSKRYSGDNLQAKARLDKELGVIDQLNFCAYFLITWDIIQYSNRMGFMHVGRGSGANSIVSYCIGITDICPLELDLYFERFLNLNRKTPPDFDIDWSWQTRDIILEYIFDKYGKDHVAFCGTNVEFKYRSIFREVGKVFGLPKEELDILATKPIQEHDNNSVFKQVHYYGKLLEKFPNQRSMHSCGILISEEPITNYSALEMPPKGFPIVQFDMYTAEEIGLEKFDILSQRGLGTIDDTVKLIKEKRGIDIDIRDTSLSKDEARCNEFLSSGKTIGCFYIESPAMRGLLRRLKCDNYKVLVAASSIIRPGVAQSGMMREYIFRHNHPTKFEYFHEVFEKELGETYGIMVYQEDVIKIALHFGGLSAPDGDVLRRAMSGKGRSLSALQKVKDNFFESCKNLGHPEQLSMEVYRQIESFAGYSFCKAHSASYAVESYQSLYLKVYYPIEFMVSAINNGGGFYRTEVYIHEAKMSGATIHNPCVNLSEYQTTVYDSDVYLGLMHIEKLETRLAQLIPEERAQNGEYTSLENFVKRIPIGIETLQILIFIGAFRFTGKQKHELLIESRFLLGTHKIAFRHLTLLDEPQKYYQLPSIERNRFEDAFDEIEIVGFPVSFSPFDLLQTRYRGSVLVKDLLRFHKQQVKMLAYLISRKHVPTKKGTMYFGTWIDAQGEYFDTAHFPNSLEEYPFQGGGCYLLLGTVEVDSHFPTVTIHKMAKMPFIPDPRYSMDEEKSLEAQRNLHEDISMTFRKPYPQEHEIGLPRYKTLYENLINITKV, encoded by the coding sequence ATGTTTCTGAATTGTCATTCTTACCATAGCCTAAGGTATGGAACCATTTCTATTAAAGAACTGGTTAAGCAGGCTGTACGTTTTAATATTAAAACTTTGGCCCTTACGGATATCAATACCGTTACGGGGATCTATGATTTCTATAAACTTTGTCGGGATCATAATATCAAACCGATCGTCGGAGTGGAAATACGGGTTCAGGATGAACTGTATTATATCTGCCTGGCCAAAAATCAAAAAAGCATTGCAGAAGTCAACAGGCTTTTAACCGCATATAACTGTGAAGACATTGAAATTCCTAAAGCCAATCCTGATTTTACAGATACTTTTGTGATTTATCCCCTGGAAAATATTCCTGAAAAATTAGCAGATCATGAATTTATAGGCATCAGAAAGAATCAGTTAAACCTTTTGATTAAGCCGGAATTAAAACAGTTCATTCATAAAATGATTATTCTTCATCCAGTCACCTTTACTACTCCTGAAGAATATGAGCTTCATAAAATAGTAAGGGCTATTGATCATAATACATTAATCAGTAAGCTCACAGAAGCTGATTACTGTAAAGACAACGAAATGTTTACTGATAAAAAAGAGCTTCTGGCTCAATTTTACCATGAGTCACAGATCATTGAGAACACAAAATATATTGTCAATAGCTGCCATTTTGATTTTGATTTTTCAACACCTAAAAACAAAAAGCATTTCACTGACAGCAGGGAAAATGATTTTGAGCTTTTAAAGAAGTTAGCGTATGAGGGACTTTCAAAAAGATACTCCGGGGATAACCTACAGGCAAAAGCAAGACTGGATAAAGAATTGGGGGTTATTGACCAGCTTAATTTCTGTGCTTATTTTCTCATCACCTGGGATATTATACAATACAGCAACCGGATGGGATTTATGCATGTAGGAAGAGGCAGCGGTGCTAATTCCATTGTCAGCTACTGCATCGGAATTACCGATATATGTCCTCTGGAACTTGATCTGTATTTTGAACGGTTTTTAAACCTCAACCGGAAAACGCCTCCAGATTTTGACATTGACTGGAGCTGGCAGACCAGGGATATTATCCTTGAATATATTTTTGATAAATATGGTAAAGACCATGTTGCCTTCTGTGGAACCAATGTTGAATTTAAATACCGTTCTATTTTCCGGGAAGTAGGAAAAGTATTCGGACTTCCAAAAGAGGAACTCGACATCCTGGCAACAAAACCAATTCAGGAACATGATAACAATTCGGTATTCAAACAGGTTCATTACTACGGAAAGCTTTTGGAAAAGTTTCCTAACCAGAGAAGCATGCACTCCTGTGGAATTCTGATCTCAGAAGAACCTATCACCAATTATTCAGCACTCGAAATGCCTCCCAAAGGTTTTCCGATCGTACAGTTTGATATGTACACTGCTGAAGAGATTGGCCTTGAAAAATTTGATATTCTCTCACAAAGAGGGTTAGGAACTATAGATGACACTGTAAAGCTGATTAAGGAAAAAAGAGGAATTGATATCGATATCCGGGACACTTCTCTCTCAAAAGACGAAGCCCGATGCAATGAATTCTTAAGTTCCGGAAAAACCATCGGCTGTTTTTATATTGAATCTCCTGCCATGAGAGGATTACTCCGAAGACTGAAATGCGACAACTATAAAGTACTGGTAGCTGCCTCTTCCATTATTAGACCCGGCGTAGCTCAAAGCGGAATGATGCGGGAATATATTTTCAGGCATAACCATCCTACAAAATTTGAGTATTTCCATGAGGTTTTTGAAAAAGAACTGGGAGAAACCTATGGTATTATGGTGTATCAGGAAGATGTTATCAAAATTGCGCTGCATTTCGGAGGATTATCTGCTCCTGATGGTGACGTACTGAGAAGAGCCATGAGTGGTAAAGGGCGATCTTTATCTGCATTACAGAAAGTAAAAGACAACTTCTTTGAATCCTGTAAAAATCTGGGACATCCTGAACAATTATCCATGGAAGTATACCGGCAGATTGAATCTTTTGCAGGATACTCGTTTTGCAAAGCTCATTCTGCTTCTTATGCAGTTGAAAGCTATCAGAGTTTATACCTTAAGGTCTACTATCCTATCGAATTCATGGTCTCCGCTATTAATAACGGCGGCGGATTCTACAGAACGGAAGTCTATATTCATGAGGCCAAGATGTCGGGAGCTACTATCCATAATCCCTGTGTCAATTTAAGTGAATATCAGACGACTGTTTATGACTCTGATGTTTATTTAGGATTGATGCATATTGAAAAACTGGAAACGAGATTAGCACAGTTGATTCCTGAAGAAAGAGCTCAAAATGGAGAATATACTTCACTGGAAAACTTTGTGAAAAGAATTCCTATTGGTATTGAAACACTACAAATTTTAATCTTTATCGGAGCATTCCGCTTTACCGGAAAACAGAAGCATGAGCTGCTGATTGAATCAAGATTTCTTCTGGGAACTCATAAAATTGCTTTCAGGCATCTGACTTTACTGGACGAGCCCCAAAAATATTATCAGCTTCCTTCTATAGAAAGAAACCGGTTTGAAGATGCTTTTGATGAAATAGAAATAGTAGGTTTTCCTGTTTCTTTCAGTCCTTTTGATTTGTTACAGACCCGATACAGAGGTTCCGTTTTAGTAAAAGATTTATTGAGGTTTCATAAACAACAGGTTAAAATGCTCGCTTATCTTATTTCAAGAAAACATGTTCCCACCAAAAAAGGAACGATGTATTTCGGAACCTGGATTGATGCTCAGGGAGAATATTTTGATACTGCTCATTTTCCAAACAGCCTTGAAGAATATCCTTTTCAGGGTGGCGGGTGTTATCTTCTATTGGGAACCGTAGAGGTCGATTCTCATTTTCCTACTGTTACCATTCATAAAATGGCCAAAATGCCTTTTATTCCGGATCCAAGATATTCTATGGATGAAGAAAAATCATTGGAAGCCCAGCGTAATTTGCATGAGGATATCAGTATGACTTTTAGGAAACCTTATCCCCAGGAACATGAAATTGGATTGCCAAGATATAAAACGCTGTACGAAAATTTAATTAATATAACTAAGGTTTAG
- a CDS encoding RidA family protein, which translates to MNIKITYRNNFSVHYIAALFFIFIVEMNLKSQTPEEIILKKKITLPEVSISLGNYTNLVRSGNLIYLSGKGPLRSDGKYINGKIGKDLNIDQGYEAARLCGLAQISALKKELGDLSKIKRIIKVTAFVNSTDSFTDQPKVVNGYSDLMTEIFGNKGIHARSAVGVSSLPSGWPVEVEMIVEIEP; encoded by the coding sequence ATGAATATTAAGATAACATATAGAAATAATTTTTCTGTTCATTACATAGCAGCCCTATTTTTTATTTTTATTGTGGAAATGAATCTAAAAAGTCAGACACCTGAAGAAATTATATTGAAAAAAAAAATTACCTTACCTGAAGTGTCAATATCACTGGGAAATTATACTAACCTAGTAAGAAGCGGAAATCTTATCTACTTATCTGGTAAAGGTCCTCTGCGATCGGATGGAAAATACATCAATGGAAAAATAGGAAAAGATTTAAATATCGATCAGGGATATGAAGCCGCACGATTATGTGGCCTTGCGCAGATTTCAGCTTTAAAAAAAGAATTAGGAGACTTATCAAAAATTAAAAGAATTATAAAAGTTACCGCTTTTGTAAATAGTACCGATTCTTTTACTGATCAACCTAAGGTTGTTAATGGATATTCAGATTTGATGACTGAAATATTTGGCAATAAAGGAATTCATGCTCGTTCTGCTGTGGGGGTCTCAAGTCTGCCATCAGGATGGCCGGTAGAGGTAGAAATGATTGTAGAGATAGAACCCTAA
- a CDS encoding AraC family transcriptional regulator, which produces MKDLYPTFDINNMSTCHSIKEVFSIDQFSDYLPGNPKTTTVHRHSFYHVTYFISGGGENIIDFKTYKIMPHSIFFMRPGQVHSWDLDPSVEGYVINFAPTFFDQLQISSSLIDEFPFFNIFHDEQKVILPDDQKDEINNYFQQIIAESFSEISRNSQISIAATILQICALASREIQNKHYFTENNFNSLLFKKFVEQIELNFLEFKMPKDYAALLHITPSHLNFVCKQQVNLSAGEIIRNRIILEAKRLLVNFNLSVSAIAEKLNYHDSSNFVKFFKKATGHTPESFRKQYYGIQH; this is translated from the coding sequence ATGAAAGATTTGTATCCAACCTTTGATATAAATAATATGTCAACGTGCCATTCGATTAAGGAGGTTTTCAGCATTGATCAATTCTCAGATTATTTGCCGGGAAATCCCAAGACTACGACGGTTCATCGGCACTCCTTCTATCATGTAACCTATTTTATCAGCGGAGGAGGCGAGAATATTATAGATTTTAAAACGTACAAGATAATGCCTCACAGCATTTTTTTTATGAGGCCAGGACAGGTGCATAGTTGGGATTTAGATCCATCAGTTGAAGGGTATGTCATTAACTTTGCTCCAACTTTTTTTGATCAATTGCAAATCAGTTCTTCCCTGATTGATGAATTTCCTTTTTTTAATATTTTTCATGATGAGCAAAAGGTTATTTTACCTGATGATCAGAAAGATGAAATCAACAATTATTTTCAACAAATTATTGCAGAATCATTTTCCGAAATAAGCCGTAATTCTCAAATTAGTATCGCTGCTACTATTTTACAGATATGTGCCCTAGCCAGCCGGGAAATTCAAAATAAACATTATTTTACAGAAAACAACTTTAACTCATTGCTTTTTAAAAAATTCGTTGAGCAAATTGAACTTAATTTTTTGGAGTTTAAGATGCCCAAAGATTATGCAGCTTTGTTGCATATAACACCTAGCCATTTAAACTTTGTATGTAAGCAACAGGTTAATTTATCGGCGGGTGAAATAATTCGGAACAGGATAATATTGGAAGCTAAGAGACTACTAGTTAATTTTAATCTTTCTGTTTCGGCGATAGCTGAAAAGCTAAATTATCATGATTCTTCTAATTTTGTGAAATTTTTTAAGAAAGCTACGGGACATACTCCAGAGTCTTTCCGAAAGCAATACTACGGAATACAACATTAG